ATATTCTTTAAGTTCCCTCTCTGTATTTGTATACAATCATGTTCATTAGTTGTCAAACCCACAAAATATAACTTTGTTGGAATCTTAGTTGAGAATAGTGcatacaaatattttatttaaaatcctTATACTTTTCTGTTGCCAAAAAGCTCCACGGTGTctgtcaatattttttttaaaaaggaaaaaatgaacACAAGAAAATAACTTATGTACATTTTGCTAGCAAAGGAAAACGAGATTTCTTGCCATTTTACGAGTTGAAGTAAAGAAAATAGTCTTTTTCTAGTTTCTTAGTAAAAATTTAAGGGTATCAATTTTTATGTCAAGTCAATAAATATATGTTATATACTTGTATAAATTATTAGTAGTTTAGTACTTTATAAAATCACTTAGACCATAATAATAAGTTAATATAGTTTAATATAAACGCCTGATGCTATAAATTTTTATTAGTGTGATATATGTACAACAACAAAACGAAAACCCGAACCAAACCCAGAATAACATCCACCATACACGTGTCAATATCTGATAGCATATCCTTCCCCATACCCATTCTCATCACTCTCTCTCCTCTCCCGCCTCAATCTTTTTATATATTCCCTACAAAGCCTCTCCACCATTCTCCCTTTCATCaaaacaattttctcttcatctccattttctccattttttcaCCTTTGCTTTTTCTTCGCATTCTCCCCTTCGAAGATTAAACGAGTAACAAAGAAAAGgccagtttttttttttttttaacaagttTACAACCTCAAATATTAGTTGAAATTTGTCCCGCATAATAAATAACCTCGTATAACAATAATTTTCGATACAACATGGTTCACTCCGTGCCCAACATGTCGTCAACTGCTGTGACGGACGATGATTTTGATGTCCGTCACAGTAATTTCTCGGCTTATGACCCGAATCGCCTTAGTGGTGACGGGTCCCCTACGATGTTGTCTCCGTGGAACCAAAGTTGTTCCCCTTGTACTAAATCCCCTTGGCATAAATTCGATGATGATGTTCCGATGAATTTCCCCCAAAATGGGCTCATTGGGTCTCTCGTTCGCGAAGAAGGGCATATTTATTCTTTAGCTGCTAAGAATGATATTCTTTATACTGGTTCGGATAGCAAGAACATACGTGTTTGGAAGGATATGAAGGAATTTTCGGCTTTTAAATCAAATAGCGGTCTTGTTAAAGCCATTATCATCGCCGGAGAGAAGATTTTCACGGGTCATCAAGATGGAAAAGTGCGAGTTTGGAAGGTGCAATCGAAGAATCCTAACAACCATAAACGTGCTGGGAGTTTGCCAAAACTTATTGACATTTTCAAGGCTTCCATTAAGCCTAGCAACTATGTGGAGGTAAATTGCGTCACCATTTTTTAtcttaataattaaataacttCATAGAGAATAATTTGTAATTACTTCTTAGTTCTTATGTCTCATTTTATatcatacatttttttttgtcaGTTCTAAATAAGAaatgttatttaaaaaaaaaactaatcttGCTATGCTCAATTTACTTTCAATGATATGACTTGTTAGGACCTTTAATTTCACTTAGTGACCTGATTCTTTTTCATGGACAAGTCAAGCATTCTAATGTAGAGAGTctacttaattatattttgtctTAACATGCTTCCTTACTTATGGACATGATTTTATCACGGtcgtgatattttttatttttctgtaaTGAATTTGAATCAAAACATTTGCTTGctaaaaaataatatgttttTAATTACCTAATTATATCATGTCTGAAATTATATTATGTCTTGAACAGGTAAAACGCAACCGGACAGCTCTTTGGATCAAGCATTGCGATGCAATTTCATGTTTAAGCATGGACCATAGCCACGGCCTTCTTTACTCAGCTTCATGGGATAGAACTTTTAAAGTATGGAAAGTTGATAGTTCCAAATGTTTAGAGTCCGTTAAAGCCCATGACGACGCCGTTAATTCAGTAGTCGCCAGTGTAGACGGAATCGTCTACACCGGTTCAGCTGACGGAACCGTCAAAGTTTGGCAAAGAGAATCTAACGGAAAAACCGTAAATCATGTTTTTGTTCAGACGCTACTTAACCAGGAATGCGCCGTTACGGCTCTAGCGGTTAATAAATCCGGTTCAGTGGTTTATTGCGGTTCATCAGATGGCGTTTTAAATTTTTGGGAACGTGAGAAGAAAAATTTAACACATGGTGGGGTCCTTAAAGGGCATAAATTGGCGGTTCTTTGTTTAGCCGCTGCTGGAAATTTGGTTTTTAGCGGTTCAGCggacaaaaatattattgtttggAAAAGGGACGGTCCGGTTCATATGTGTTTGTCTATATTAACCGGTCATAATGGACCGGTGAAATGTTTAGCGGTCGAGGAAGATAAAGAGTCGACCGGAAGAGAGAAAAAATGCGTGGTTTATAGTGGGAGTCTTGATAAATCGGTTAAAGTTTGGAGTGTTTCAGAAATGGCACCTAATTTGCATCAAATGGCCGGTATGCAACAAAATGGCCAAGAAGATAATAGTTGGGATTCAATCCCATCTGTTAAATACTCATCGGACGGTCCAAGTGTATGACACGTGTAATGTTGATgcatgattaattaatttgtcTAAGTTGCATGGTCTTTTACACCATTGTTGCTAATAGAGATGAAAAGTCAATTAAAGGGATTATGGtttaaatcatgtaattaatgtagtgtgtatat
This region of Solanum dulcamara chromosome 9, daSolDulc1.2, whole genome shotgun sequence genomic DNA includes:
- the LOC129902788 gene encoding protein JINGUBANG-like — protein: MVHSVPNMSSTAVTDDDFDVRHSNFSAYDPNRLSGDGSPTMLSPWNQSCSPCTKSPWHKFDDDVPMNFPQNGLIGSLVREEGHIYSLAAKNDILYTGSDSKNIRVWKDMKEFSAFKSNSGLVKAIIIAGEKIFTGHQDGKVRVWKVQSKNPNNHKRAGSLPKLIDIFKASIKPSNYVEVKRNRTALWIKHCDAISCLSMDHSHGLLYSASWDRTFKVWKVDSSKCLESVKAHDDAVNSVVASVDGIVYTGSADGTVKVWQRESNGKTVNHVFVQTLLNQECAVTALAVNKSGSVVYCGSSDGVLNFWEREKKNLTHGGVLKGHKLAVLCLAAAGNLVFSGSADKNIIVWKRDGPVHMCLSILTGHNGPVKCLAVEEDKESTGREKKCVVYSGSLDKSVKVWSVSEMAPNLHQMAGMQQNGQEDNSWDSIPSVKYSSDGPSV